A stretch of the Chitinophagaceae bacterium genome encodes the following:
- a CDS encoding aminopeptidase P family protein translates to MKYLPIDPQLFIDNRNRLVSHLLPNSIAFFHANDEMPKSADMNFEFRQNADLFHLTGIDQEETVLLIFPDCPLPEYKEVLLLRRTNEVIAVWEGHKYTVDEARKQSGIKTIMWLDEFESILHMLMTYAHNVYLDTNENYRAQPKVEDQNLRFAHHLMRRYPVHDYHRSAPIMMQLRQIKSAIEVSLIKEAIRITAVAFERVLKFTRPGVMEYEIEAEITHEFLRNRSGGHAYTPIIASGKNACVLHYVDNNQPCNKGDLLLLDFGADYGNYAADLTRTIPVSGKFSPRQKEVYNAVLRVQKQSIAMLRPGTIINDYHKEVGNMMEDELIGLGLLKKAAVKKQDPERPLYKKYFMHGTSHHLGIDVHDLGTRFAPIEPGMVFTCEPGIYIPEENIGIRIENDILVTEGNPVDLMSMIPVEVKEIEAMMK, encoded by the coding sequence ATGAAATACTTACCCATTGATCCGCAGCTTTTTATTGACAACAGGAACCGGCTCGTTTCGCATTTGCTTCCCAATTCCATTGCATTTTTCCATGCAAATGATGAGATGCCTAAAAGCGCTGATATGAATTTTGAATTCAGGCAAAATGCAGATTTGTTTCACCTGACAGGAATTGACCAGGAAGAAACCGTGCTACTCATTTTCCCCGACTGTCCTTTGCCTGAATATAAAGAAGTGCTGTTGCTCCGCCGGACCAATGAAGTGATTGCCGTTTGGGAAGGTCATAAATATACCGTTGACGAAGCGCGTAAGCAATCGGGAATCAAAACCATCATGTGGCTGGACGAATTTGAATCGATCCTGCACATGCTCATGACCTATGCCCACAATGTTTATCTTGATACAAACGAAAATTACCGGGCACAACCAAAAGTTGAAGACCAGAACCTTCGTTTTGCGCACCATCTGATGCGTCGTTATCCTGTGCATGATTATCACCGGAGTGCTCCTATCATGATGCAATTAAGACAGATTAAATCAGCTATTGAAGTGAGTTTAATCAAAGAAGCTATCCGCATTACCGCTGTCGCTTTTGAACGGGTGCTGAAATTTACGCGGCCAGGTGTGATGGAATATGAAATTGAAGCAGAAATTACCCATGAATTTTTAAGAAACCGGTCGGGTGGCCATGCTTATACGCCCATTATCGCGAGCGGCAAAAATGCCTGCGTGCTGCATTATGTTGATAACAATCAGCCATGTAATAAAGGTGACCTGCTATTACTTGACTTTGGTGCTGATTACGGCAATTATGCTGCTGACTTAACGCGCACTATTCCGGTAAGCGGCAAATTCTCGCCCCGTCAAAAAGAGGTGTACAATGCAGTACTGAGAGTGCAGAAACAATCAATTGCCATGCTTCGTCCCGGAACTATCATTAATGATTATCATAAGGAAGTCGGAAACATGATGGAAGATGAATTGATCGGGTTGGGCCTATTGAAAAAAGCAGCCGTGAAAAAACAGGATCCGGAAAGGCCATTGTATAAAAAATATTTTATGCATGGAACTTCTCATCATTTAGGAATTGATGTACATGACCTCGGAACACGATTCGCACCCATCGAGCCCGGAATGGTATTTACCTGTGAGCCCGGCATATATATTCCGGAAGAAAACATCGGTATCAGGATAGAGAATGACATTCTGGTTACGGAAGGAAATCCGGTTGATCTGATGTCAATGATTCCTGTTGAGGTGAAAGAGATTGAGGCAATGATGAAGTGA
- a CDS encoding 30S ribosomal protein S12: MPTIQQLVRKGRTIIRSKSKSRALNSSPQKRGVCTRVYTTTPKKPNSALRKVAKVRLTNGIEVISYIPGEGHNLQEHSIVLIRGGRVKDLPGVRYHIVRGALDTAGVNDRKKSRSKYGTKRPKAGAAAKK; encoded by the coding sequence ATGCCTACCATTCAACAATTAGTTCGTAAAGGAAGAACCATCATCCGCTCCAAGAGTAAATCAAGAGCGTTGAACAGTTCACCACAGAAGAGAGGTGTATGCACCCGTGTTTATACCACAACTCCTAAAAAGCCCAACTCTGCGCTGCGGAAAGTGGCCAAGGTGCGGCTTACCAATGGAATTGAAGTGATCTCTTACATTCCCGGAGAAGGTCATAACCTGCAGGAACACTCCATCGTGCTGATCCGCGGCGGTCGTGTGAAAGATCTTCCAGGTGTGCGTTACCATATAGTACGTGGAGCATTGGATACGGCCGGTGTAAATGACCGTAAGAAGAGTCGTTCTAAGTATGGAACAAAGAGACCTAAAGCCGGAGCAGCAGCTAAAAAATAA
- the rpsG gene encoding 30S ribosomal protein S7 gives MRKSRAKKRPILPDPKFNDELVTRFVNTLLKQGKKTTAFQIFYDTIDKIADTTKEEGYPIWKKAVENLMPAVEVRSRRIGGATFQIPAEVRPTRKTALAMKWLINYAAARSGRSMADKLAAESIAAAKGEGAAFKKKEDTHKMAEANKAFAHFRI, from the coding sequence ATGAGAAAATCAAGAGCAAAAAAACGCCCGATTCTACCAGATCCAAAGTTTAACGACGAATTGGTGACCCGTTTTGTGAATACTCTGTTGAAGCAGGGGAAAAAGACAACTGCCTTTCAAATCTTCTATGATACTATTGATAAAATAGCTGACACTACAAAAGAAGAAGGATATCCTATCTGGAAAAAAGCAGTGGAAAACCTGATGCCGGCTGTAGAGGTTCGCAGTCGTCGTATCGGTGGTGCTACTTTCCAGATTCCTGCGGAAGTTCGTCCAACGCGTAAAACTGCACTTGCAATGAAATGGCTGATTAATTATGCAGCCGCACGTAGTGGTCGTTCTATGGCCGACAAGCTTGCTGCAGAATCAATTGCCGCCGCTAAAGGCGAGGGAGCAGCCTTCAAAAAGAAGGAGGATACCCACAAAATGGCGGAAGCAAACAAAGCCTTCGCCCACTTCAGGATTTAA
- the fusA gene encoding elongation factor G encodes MAQDLKFTRNIGIAAHIDAGKTTTTERILYYTGVSHKIGEVHDGAATMDWMVQEKERGITITSAATRCFWKYKDHEYKVNIIDTPGHVDFTVEVERSLRVLDGMVALFCAVSGVEPQSETVWRQANRYKVPRIGFVNKMDRSGADFLDVVKQVKEKLGANPVPLQLPIGAEDSFKGVVDLVLNKAIIWDDTTQGMTYKEIPIPEDMADLVEEYRTIMIEAVASYDDRILEKYLEDANSLTVEEVMEAIRKATIDIAIIPMLCGSSFKNKGVQAMLDAVITYLPSPMDLEAVKGINPDTEEEIFRKPDAKEPFTALAFKIMTDPFVGRLAFFRVYAGTLNAGSYVLNTRTDKKERISRIFQMHANKQNPIDTIEAGDIGAAVGFKEIRTGDTLCDEKHPIILETIKFPDPVISIAVEAKTQADVDKLGNALSKLAEEDPTFKVRVDDETSQTIISGMGELHLEIIVDRLKREFKVECNQGAPQVAYKETITKTIKHREVFKKQTGGRGKFADIHVEVGPVGEGEKGLVFVNEIFGGSIPREFVPPVQKGFQAAMSAGVLAGFPVDDLKVTLYDGSYHNVDSDQMAFELCAKYAFREVCAKANPILLEPIMKVEIVSPEEYTGDVVGDLNRRRGHLESMEMKGNAQVIKAKVPLSEMFGYVTQLRTITSGRATSIMEFSHYAPAPAAITEDVVSKAKGKVKAEA; translated from the coding sequence ATGGCTCAGGATTTAAAGTTTACCCGAAACATCGGGATAGCTGCGCACATTGATGCCGGCAAAACAACTACTACAGAACGCATCCTGTACTACACAGGTGTTTCCCATAAAATAGGTGAAGTGCATGATGGCGCTGCCACAATGGACTGGATGGTGCAGGAAAAAGAACGTGGTATTACCATCACTTCTGCTGCAACACGCTGTTTCTGGAAGTATAAGGACCATGAATACAAAGTAAATATTATTGATACGCCCGGTCACGTGGATTTTACAGTGGAGGTAGAACGCTCCTTGCGTGTATTGGATGGTATGGTTGCATTGTTCTGTGCAGTTTCAGGCGTAGAGCCACAATCAGAAACTGTTTGGCGCCAGGCCAACCGTTACAAAGTTCCCCGTATTGGATTCGTTAATAAAATGGATCGTAGCGGTGCTGATTTTTTAGATGTTGTTAAGCAGGTGAAGGAAAAATTGGGTGCGAATCCTGTTCCGCTCCAACTGCCTATTGGTGCTGAAGATTCTTTCAAAGGGGTGGTGGATCTTGTACTTAATAAAGCGATAATCTGGGATGATACCACGCAGGGAATGACGTACAAAGAAATTCCGATTCCGGAAGACATGGCAGACCTGGTGGAGGAATATCGTACGATCATGATTGAAGCGGTTGCTTCCTATGACGACAGGATTCTGGAGAAGTATCTTGAGGATGCAAATTCGCTTACAGTTGAAGAAGTGATGGAAGCCATTCGCAAAGCAACGATTGATATCGCTATCATACCGATGTTGTGTGGTTCTTCCTTTAAGAATAAGGGTGTTCAGGCCATGCTGGATGCGGTAATCACTTACCTGCCTTCTCCTATGGATCTCGAAGCGGTGAAGGGCATCAATCCGGATACGGAAGAAGAAATTTTCCGCAAACCTGATGCAAAGGAGCCATTCACAGCACTTGCTTTTAAGATCATGACCGATCCGTTTGTTGGTCGTCTGGCATTCTTCAGAGTTTATGCTGGTACGCTCAATGCCGGTTCCTATGTATTGAATACCCGGACAGATAAAAAGGAAAGGATTTCGCGAATTTTTCAGATGCATGCCAACAAGCAGAATCCGATTGATACAATTGAAGCTGGCGATATTGGAGCTGCAGTAGGCTTTAAAGAAATTCGCACCGGTGATACTTTGTGTGATGAAAAGCATCCGATCATTCTGGAAACCATTAAGTTCCCCGATCCTGTTATATCGATTGCTGTGGAAGCCAAAACCCAGGCTGACGTTGATAAACTTGGGAATGCATTGTCAAAGCTTGCCGAGGAAGATCCGACATTTAAAGTGAGAGTGGATGATGAAACGAGCCAAACTATTATTAGTGGTATGGGTGAGTTGCACCTTGAAATCATTGTTGATCGTCTGAAGCGTGAATTCAAGGTAGAATGTAACCAGGGAGCTCCGCAAGTGGCCTATAAAGAAACAATTACAAAGACGATCAAACACCGTGAAGTGTTCAAGAAGCAAACCGGTGGTCGTGGTAAGTTTGCTGATATACATGTGGAAGTTGGACCGGTAGGTGAAGGAGAAAAAGGGTTGGTATTCGTGAATGAAATTTTTGGAGGCTCCATCCCGCGTGAATTTGTTCCTCCTGTTCAGAAGGGATTCCAGGCAGCAATGTCTGCAGGTGTTTTGGCCGGTTTTCCTGTTGACGATCTTAAAGTAACGCTGTATGATGGAAGTTACCACAATGTGGATTCTGATCAGATGGCATTTGAGCTTTGTGCAAAATATGCTTTCCGGGAAGTATGTGCCAAAGCAAATCCAATTTTGCTGGAGCCAATCATGAAAGTAGAAATTGTTTCTCCTGAAGAATATACCGGTGATGTAGTGGGCGATTTAAATCGCCGCCGTGGTCACCTTGAATCAATGGAAATGAAAGGCAACGCACAGGTGATCAAGGCCAAAGTGCCGCTCTCAGAAATGTTTGGTTACGTAACACAATTGCGTACCATCACATCTGGCCGCGCGACTTCCATCATGGAATTTTCACACTATGCACCTGCGCCTGCGGCTATAACTGAGGATGTTGTTTCGAAAGCAAAAGGCAAGGTAAAGGCTGAGGCCTGA
- the rpsJ gene encoding 30S ribosomal protein S10 has protein sequence MAQRIRIKLLSYDHSLVDKSCEKIVKTVRSTGAVVAGPIPLPTETKIFTVLRSPHVNKKAREQFKLCTYKRLLDIYTSSSKTVDALSKLELPSGVEINIKG, from the coding sequence ATGGCACAGAGAATCAGAATTAAGTTATTGTCGTATGATCACAGTCTTGTTGACAAAAGCTGTGAAAAGATTGTGAAAACGGTGCGCAGCACCGGTGCCGTTGTGGCGGGGCCAATACCTCTTCCCACCGAAACTAAAATTTTCACGGTGTTGCGTTCTCCGCACGTGAATAAGAAAGCCCGCGAACAGTTTAAACTCTGTACATACAAACGCTTACTTGATATTTACACCTCATCATCCAAAACTGTGGATGCGCTGAGCAAATTGGAATTGCCCAGTGGTGTTGAGATTAACATTAAAGGTTAA
- the rplD gene encoding 50S ribosomal protein L4 produces MKVDVLKTDGNKAGRSVELPDSFFGVEPNDHAIYLTVKQFLANQRQGTHKAKEKWEVSGSTKKLHKQKGTGGSRKGSIKSPLFPGGGRVFGPKPRDYSFKLNQKVKDLAKKSALSYKAKDNGIAIIEDFSLTNPKTKEFVQILKNLGLSGKKTIVIVNEADDRLMIASRNVQKSRIAKVSDLNTYEIMNASTLVFVESSLKHFEAVNN; encoded by the coding sequence ATGAAAGTTGATGTTTTAAAAACAGATGGTAATAAAGCAGGAAGAAGCGTTGAGCTTCCGGATTCCTTTTTTGGAGTGGAGCCCAATGACCATGCTATTTACCTTACGGTGAAGCAGTTTCTGGCTAACCAGCGCCAGGGCACACACAAAGCGAAAGAGAAATGGGAAGTTTCAGGATCAACCAAAAAACTTCATAAGCAAAAAGGCACTGGTGGTTCAAGAAAAGGGAGTATTAAAAGCCCGTTGTTTCCGGGTGGTGGCAGAGTGTTCGGACCAAAACCACGTGACTATAGTTTTAAGTTGAATCAAAAAGTTAAAGATCTCGCCAAAAAGTCCGCACTGTCTTATAAAGCAAAGGACAATGGCATCGCAATCATCGAAGATTTTTCCTTGACCAATCCAAAGACTAAAGAATTTGTTCAGATCCTGAAAAATCTGGGTTTATCAGGCAAGAAGACTATCGTGATTGTAAATGAAGCAGATGATCGTTTAATGATAGCCAGCCGCAATGTTCAAAAAAGCCGCATTGCCAAGGTGAGTGATTTGAATACATACGAAATCATGAATGCTTCAACACTTGTTTTTGTGGAAAGCAGTTTGAAACATTTTGAAGCAGTTAACAACTAA
- the rplW gene encoding 50S ribosomal protein L23: MGEILIRPLISEKLNSLSQKFNKVGFVVARNANKIQIKNVVEKMYGVTVKSVATSVLPGKTKQRSTRKGVSTGMKSPIKKAYVTLAKGEAIDFYANI; this comes from the coding sequence ATGGGAGAAATACTAATCAGGCCATTAATTTCGGAGAAGTTGAATTCGCTTAGTCAGAAATTCAATAAGGTTGGTTTTGTAGTGGCCAGAAATGCGAATAAGATTCAGATTAAGAATGTAGTGGAGAAAATGTATGGAGTGACTGTTAAATCAGTGGCTACTTCAGTTCTTCCTGGTAAGACAAAACAAAGAAGTACAAGAAAAGGTGTTTCGACAGGGATGAAGAGTCCGATCAAGAAAGCATACGTGACCCTTGCAAAAGGCGAAGCGATTGATTTCTACGCAAACATCTGA
- the rplB gene encoding 50S ribosomal protein L2, translating to MAVRKLNPVTPGSRFRIVNAFAEITTNTPEKSLLEPIKKTGGRNSDGHRAMRYIGGGHKQMYRVIDFKRDKHGVPGEVKSIEYDPNRTTFISLINYKDGEKRYILAPAGIKVGQTIISGPDAPPEIGNALFLKDIPLGTIIHNIELHPGKGGAMARSAGANAQLSAREGKYAIIKLPSGENRMVLANCIATIGSASNSDHNTERSGKAGRNRWKGVRPRVRGVAMNPVDHPMGGGEGKASGGHPRSRTSKYAKGMKTRHPKNVSNKFIISRKKK from the coding sequence ATGGCAGTAAGAAAATTAAATCCGGTTACACCGGGATCAAGGTTCAGAATCGTCAATGCTTTTGCAGAGATAACTACCAATACTCCTGAAAAGAGTTTGCTGGAACCCATTAAGAAAACCGGTGGAAGAAACAGCGATGGACATCGCGCAATGCGATATATCGGTGGCGGACATAAACAGATGTACCGTGTTATCGACTTTAAAAGGGACAAACATGGTGTTCCCGGTGAAGTGAAATCCATTGAATACGATCCGAACCGCACCACATTTATTTCTCTCATTAATTATAAGGACGGAGAAAAAAGATACATACTTGCTCCTGCCGGTATTAAAGTTGGACAAACAATTATTTCAGGTCCGGATGCACCTCCTGAAATCGGTAATGCGCTTTTCCTGAAGGATATTCCGCTGGGTACCATCATTCATAATATTGAACTCCATCCTGGTAAAGGGGGTGCGATGGCACGTAGCGCCGGTGCAAATGCACAGTTAAGTGCCCGGGAAGGCAAGTACGCGATCATTAAACTTCCTTCAGGTGAAAACAGAATGGTGCTTGCAAATTGTATTGCCACCATAGGTTCAGCTTCCAATTCAGACCATAACACAGAAAGATCAGGTAAGGCAGGTCGCAACAGGTGGAAAGGTGTTCGTCCGCGTGTTCGTGGTGTTGCCATGAATCCTGTTGATCACCCAATGGGTGGTGGTGAAGGAAAGGCTTCCGGTGGACATCCGCGTTCAAGAACAAGTAAATACGCGAAGGGAATGAAAACACGCCATCCTAAAAATGTATCTAATAAATTCATCATTAGCAGGAAGAAGAAATAG
- the rpsS gene encoding 30S ribosomal protein S19, whose amino-acid sequence MSRSIKKGPYVDHNLQEKVDKMTSSGKKTVIKTWSRRSTITPEFVGNTFAVHNGNKFIPIYVSENMVGHKLGEFAPTRNFKGHSSKKIS is encoded by the coding sequence ATGAGCAGAAGTATAAAAAAAGGACCTTACGTAGATCACAATCTCCAGGAGAAAGTGGACAAAATGACCAGCAGCGGCAAGAAAACCGTGATTAAAACATGGTCGCGTCGCTCCACTATTACGCCTGAGTTTGTGGGAAATACATTTGCTGTCCATAATGGTAACAAGTTCATACCCATCTATGTAAGTGAAAACATGGTCGGGCATAAACTGGGAGAGTTTGCTCCTACACGGAATTTCAAAGGTCATTCATCAAAGAAAATTAGCTAA
- the rplV gene encoding 50S ribosomal protein L22, which yields MAEARAILRNCPSSPRKMRYVADMIRGMDAEKALFVLQHSAKYGAKPMEKLLRSAIDNWEKKNEGIRIEDAQLIVKTLFVDGGAMLKRWLPAPHGRAYKKRKRSNHVTLVVDSKPAVVETPGKFKKKATENKVEPTVEAPAKKARSKKAPKETVTA from the coding sequence ATGGCAGAAGCAAGAGCCATATTGAGAAATTGCCCTTCTTCCCCACGGAAGATGCGCTATGTTGCTGACATGATTCGCGGCATGGATGCTGAAAAAGCATTGTTTGTGTTGCAGCACAGTGCAAAGTATGGTGCAAAACCAATGGAGAAATTGTTGAGGTCGGCAATTGATAATTGGGAGAAGAAAAATGAAGGAATCCGCATTGAGGATGCTCAACTGATTGTAAAAACATTATTTGTTGATGGTGGCGCAATGCTAAAGCGTTGGTTACCGGCACCTCATGGTCGTGCCTACAAAAAACGGAAACGTTCAAATCATGTTACGCTGGTAGTTGATTCGAAACCTGCTGTGGTAGAAACACCTGGAAAATTTAAGAAGAAAGCGACGGAAAACAAAGTGGAACCAACCGTTGAAGCGCCGGCAAAAAAGGCGAGAAGCAAGAAAGCGCCTAAAGAAACAGTAACAGCATAA
- the rpsC gene encoding 30S ribosomal protein S3 codes for MGQKANPIGNRLGIIRGWESNWYGGREFAANLVGDEKIRNYLRARITKGGLAQIVIERTLNRITITIHTSRPGIIIGKGGGEVDRIKEELKKLTDKEVQINIVEIRRPEIEAAIVGDTIARQIEARINYRRAIKMSLASALRMGAEGIKVRISGRLGGAEIARSEEIKQGRVPLHTFRADIDYALSEAQTVYGKIGIKVWICKGEIYGKRDLSPNVGQKTTEMQRPKSGTGGSGAGGRRGGSGGGRGKDRERPERD; via the coding sequence ATGGGACAAAAAGCAAATCCGATTGGTAACCGACTCGGAATCATTAGAGGATGGGAATCCAACTGGTACGGTGGACGTGAGTTTGCCGCTAACCTGGTAGGTGACGAGAAAATCCGCAACTACCTCAGGGCACGTATCACAAAAGGTGGACTGGCGCAAATAGTAATTGAGCGGACATTGAACCGCATCACCATTACCATTCATACCTCACGTCCTGGTATCATCATCGGGAAAGGTGGTGGAGAAGTGGACAGGATTAAGGAGGAATTGAAAAAACTTACGGACAAGGAAGTTCAGATCAACATAGTTGAGATCCGTCGTCCGGAAATCGAAGCAGCAATTGTAGGTGATACGATTGCACGGCAGATTGAAGCACGTATCAATTACCGCCGTGCGATAAAAATGTCGCTTGCTTCAGCACTCAGAATGGGTGCAGAAGGAATAAAAGTGAGAATCAGTGGACGTTTGGGTGGTGCGGAAATAGCACGTTCAGAAGAAATTAAACAAGGTCGTGTCCCCTTGCATACCTTCCGCGCTGATATTGATTATGCATTGTCGGAAGCACAAACAGTGTACGGAAAAATCGGAATTAAGGTGTGGATTTGTAAAGGAGAGATTTATGGCAAACGCGATCTGTCGCCAAACGTAGGACAAAAAACTACTGAAATGCAACGTCCTAAGAGCGGAACCGGTGGCAGTGGTGCAGGTGGAAGAAGAGGTGGAAGTGGCGGAGGAAGAGGAAAGGATCGTGAACGTCCTGAAAGAGATTAG
- the rplP gene encoding 50S ribosomal protein L16 has product MLQPKKTKYRKTQRGKMKGNEQRGFTLSFGSFGLKTLDEAWLTDKQLEAARVALTRHMKREGQVWIRVFPDKPLTKKPAEVRMGKGKGNPEGWVAPVKPGRILFEAEGVALSIAKEAMQLAADKLPVHTKFVVARDYKA; this is encoded by the coding sequence ATGTTACAACCGAAAAAAACCAAATACCGCAAGACCCAACGAGGCAAGATGAAGGGTAATGAACAACGTGGGTTCACGCTCTCGTTCGGTTCATTCGGATTAAAGACGCTGGACGAAGCCTGGTTGACAGATAAACAATTGGAAGCTGCCCGTGTCGCTTTAACCCGTCACATGAAACGTGAAGGTCAGGTGTGGATTCGTGTTTTTCCTGATAAGCCACTTACCAAAAAACCTGCAGAGGTACGGATGGGTAAGGGTAAGGGAAACCCGGAAGGATGGGTAGCGCCTGTTAAGCCCGGAAGAATTCTGTTCGAAGCGGAAGGTGTAGCATTAAGTATTGCTAAAGAAGCCATGCAACTGGCGGCAGATAAATTACCGGTACATACAAAGTTTGTAGTAGCGAGAGATTACAAAGCTTAA
- the rpmC gene encoding 50S ribosomal protein L29 yields the protein MAKKKLNLKDLTTAEVVEKLKEDGAHYTKMKFNHVVTTLENPMTLRQLRRDIARMKTELKQRSLTESKVESKS from the coding sequence ATGGCTAAGAAAAAATTGAACCTTAAGGATCTTACCACTGCTGAAGTGGTTGAAAAGTTGAAAGAGGATGGTGCGCATTACACCAAGATGAAATTCAATCATGTGGTAACCACTCTTGAAAATCCTATGACGTTGCGACAGCTTCGCAGGGATATTGCGCGCATGAAAACTGAATTGAAACAACGTTCGCTGACGGAATCAAAAGTGGAAAGCAAATCATAA
- the rpsQ gene encoding 30S ribosomal protein S17: MERNLRKSRIGVVTSNKMSKTITVSIERKVKHPLYGKYLKKTKKMMAHDEKQECSIGDTVRIMETKPVSKNKRWRLVEVIEKVK, from the coding sequence ATGGAAAGAAATCTCAGAAAATCAAGAATAGGTGTAGTTACCAGTAACAAGATGAGCAAAACCATCACGGTTTCCATCGAAAGAAAGGTGAAGCATCCGCTCTATGGTAAGTATCTTAAGAAGACCAAGAAAATGATGGCGCACGATGAAAAACAGGAATGTTCTATTGGCGATACTGTAAGAATCATGGAAACGAAGCCTGTTAGCAAAAACAAACGGTGGAGACTTGTTGAAGTGATAGAAAAAGTAAAATAG
- the rplN gene encoding 50S ribosomal protein L14, with protein sequence MIQTESRLTVADNSGAREVLVIRLLGHSHQRYASVGDVVIVTAKDVIPAGQLKKGTVSKAVIVRTKKRIRRKDGSYIRFDDNACVLLNPSDEPRGTRIFGPVARELREKQFMKIISLAPEVL encoded by the coding sequence ATGATACAGACAGAATCAAGATTGACGGTGGCAGATAACAGCGGGGCACGGGAAGTGCTGGTGATTCGGCTGTTGGGCCATTCACATCAACGCTATGCATCAGTAGGTGACGTAGTAATTGTTACTGCAAAGGATGTGATTCCCGCCGGCCAATTGAAAAAAGGAACTGTTTCAAAAGCCGTGATCGTAAGAACAAAGAAGAGAATTCGCAGGAAGGATGGTTCTTATATCCGTTTTGACGACAATGCATGCGTATTGCTGAACCCTTCTGATGAACCAAGAGGAACCCGCATTTTTGGCCCTGTGGCAAGAGAACTGCGGGAGAAGCAATTCATGAAGATTATTTCTTTAGCACCTGAAGTACTATAA
- the rplX gene encoding 50S ribosomal protein L24: protein MSNTKNTTTRFKTKTHVKKNDMVYVRSGDDKGKKGRVLEVMVDKMKALVEGVNIVSRHTKPNAKNTQGGIVKKEAPVHISKLMLLDPKDGKPTRVGRKRENEKSVRFAKGRVRSGQVIK from the coding sequence ATGAGCAATACAAAAAATACGACAACCCGGTTTAAGACGAAAACACATGTTAAGAAAAATGACATGGTGTATGTTCGTTCGGGTGATGACAAAGGAAAGAAAGGCCGCGTGCTGGAAGTGATGGTGGATAAGATGAAGGCTTTGGTGGAAGGAGTGAATATCGTTTCGCGCCATACCAAACCGAATGCGAAAAATACGCAGGGTGGTATTGTGAAAAAGGAAGCACCGGTGCACATTTCCAAGCTAATGTTGCTGGACCCTAAAGATGGTAAGCCAACCCGCGTAGGCAGAAAAAGAGAGAATGAAAAATCAGTGCGTTTCGCCAAAGGCAGGGTTCGTTCCGGCCAGGTGATAAAATAA
- the rplE gene encoding 50S ribosomal protein L5 encodes MPRLRKHYEENVVPALKKQFSFKSSMQVPRLKKIAINQGVGAATADKKLIDTSISEISAIAGQRAVSTKSKKDISNFKLRVNTPIGVRVTLRGERMYEFLDRFISVALPRVRDFKGVNDKSFDGRGNYTLGVTEHIIFPEIDIDKITKMNGMDITFVTSTNDDNEAKALLTELGIPFKKDK; translated from the coding sequence ATTCCCAGGTTAAGAAAACACTACGAAGAAAATGTGGTGCCTGCATTAAAAAAACAGTTTAGTTTTAAGTCGAGCATGCAAGTGCCGCGGCTAAAGAAAATTGCAATCAACCAGGGCGTTGGTGCGGCTACTGCCGACAAGAAACTGATTGATACCTCCATATCAGAAATATCTGCTATTGCAGGACAACGTGCTGTTTCTACCAAATCAAAAAAGGATATTTCCAATTTCAAGTTGAGAGTAAACACACCCATTGGCGTGCGCGTTACGCTTCGCGGAGAACGGATGTACGAATTTCTTGACCGGTTTATATCAGTTGCTTTGCCGCGGGTTCGCGATTTTAAAGGCGTGAATGATAAAAGTTTTGATGGCAGGGGCAATTATACGCTGGGTGTAACGGAGCACATTATTTTTCCGGAAATTGACATCGATAAAATTACCAAGATGAATGGTATGGATATCACTTTTGTAACCAGCACCAACGACGACAACGAAGCAAAAGCATTGCTCACAGAGCTTGGTATTCCTTTCAAAAAAGATAAATAA